One window of Halorussus sp. MSC15.2 genomic DNA carries:
- a CDS encoding lycopene cyclase domain-containing protein gives MIPDIGAAFGQYTYLLTEVVWGTVAVGLLYRAGALVQAARTIGALYPIAYVWDWYTLRIGVFEIPLRTGVELLGIPIEEHLFMVVVPALVLGIHETLRKTDERHPSSGTVENRG, from the coding sequence GTGATACCCGACATCGGTGCCGCGTTCGGCCAGTACACCTACCTCCTGACCGAAGTCGTCTGGGGAACCGTGGCGGTAGGACTCCTTTACCGGGCCGGTGCGTTGGTTCAGGCCGCCCGGACTATCGGCGCGCTCTATCCAATCGCCTACGTGTGGGACTGGTACACCCTCCGTATCGGCGTGTTCGAGATTCCCCTTCGGACCGGGGTAGAACTCCTCGGTATCCCGATAGAGGAACATCTGTTCATGGTGGTCGTTCCGGCGCTCGTTCTGGGAATACACGAGACCCTCCGCAAGACCGACGAGCGACATCCGTCGTCTGGAACGGTCGAAAACCGGGGGTAA